A region from the candidate division KSB1 bacterium genome encodes:
- a CDS encoding FG-GAP repeat protein: protein MLSNPKSYQSLSSPGFNRIRHSRVFRQMLCSPFPAKNTFLLIAIICIVALPASAQKPDTLFSTKSPFEEAGGFFGFSVSGAGDVNMDGKADVIVGARNEDPGSSPSGAGRAYVFSGATGDTLFSLKSPFEEFGGFFGISVSGAGDVNMDGKADVIVGASSEDPGSSPNNAGRAYVFEFPLFTPASAQEGVCYASTGRQDGGRLLTINPATGVGSLVGDILDFFTAISVDRVPGLAINSAGEMFGSTHGPGTVAPSFLLRIDAATGESDTVGAIGFDNLEGIAFDANDVLFGTTFTGDLLTIDTGTGAGTSLGGLGVSGLQGLAFDPTDGTLYASGGGASAGGSAAGDLFTIDTSLVTATFVGTVAGGTSIPDIHFDPAGNLFGAKSGGGAGGTPGTSTLLAIDKGTGLGTPIGSISFSSVSGMAQLRVADLEISKSNDTMAMVTVDSTFQWSNTVTNNGSADATFADGDTIVTDNLPNGNVTYANVTEGNFTNITNSVSISCSIDGSQNLTCTADGGDVTIGATTGEFKVTYDVTPSASPDTLINPRTGGICEVDPNNDVTESDETNNTCGPDTVIVKGADPQLFSKTASDTVVVEGDTITYTIIVKNVGLAAGVGVVVSDLIPAGLTYVPESITHNDTVRTDAAADDNADFGFTAGNTVTVNIGAMAPAQQDTITFKVEVDATVNGSIIKNTATVAADQDNDPSNNSASVDVNVGVIINDEIFPGQQLVFWNFNLKQFSFELKVTNNSTDTLCAPITVEFDTIFTVPSTMPTSVTVANADGGGTGIGAFFDYSNSLGGDHRLDPGEMSTFKLWIFNDPDSIDFFFEANVSGIVKPGPGGLSPVAKTTSAKPEPLRFYVNIKDQTLELITGITDVEEPTPEEGTNIPTEFALQQNYPNPFNPETTIRYQLPQVSDVNLMIYNVQGQLVRRLVSDEKQAGFHEIVWDARDDAGKSLPSGLYLYRIQAGAFMEVKKLMLLR from the coding sequence CGACACCCTGTTCTCTACCAAATCCCCCTTTGAAGAAGCTGGTGGCTTCTTTGGTTTTTCGGTCTCGGGCGCCGGGGATGTCAATATGGATGGCAAAGCCGATGTCATCGTCGGCGCTCGGAATGAAGACCCCGGCAGCAGCCCTTCTGGTGCCGGCCGGGCCTATGTCTTTAGCGGCGCCACCGGCGACACCCTGTTTTCGCTCAAATCCCCCTTTGAAGAATTTGGTGGCTTCTTTGGTATTTCGGTATCGGGCGCCGGGGATGTGAATATGGATGGCAAAGCCGATGTCATCGTCGGCGCTTCCTCTGAAGACCCCGGCAGCAGCCCAAATAATGCCGGTCGGGCCTATGTCTTTGAGTTTCCGTTGTTTACCCCAGCCTCTGCGCAAGAAGGTGTCTGTTACGCCTCTACCGGCCGCCAAGATGGCGGGAGACTCCTGACCATTAATCCCGCAACCGGCGTTGGCTCCCTGGTCGGCGATATTCTAGATTTTTTCACCGCGATCAGTGTTGACAGAGTACCGGGCCTGGCGATTAATTCGGCTGGCGAAATGTTTGGGTCAACACACGGACCCGGAACAGTTGCTCCAAGTTTCCTTCTGCGCATAGATGCCGCGACCGGGGAATCGGACACGGTTGGTGCCATTGGATTTGATAATCTTGAAGGCATCGCCTTTGATGCGAATGACGTCTTATTTGGCACCACCTTTACAGGTGATTTGCTCACCATCGACACGGGCACCGGTGCGGGAACTTCTTTAGGAGGCCTTGGGGTAAGCGGTTTACAAGGCCTGGCGTTTGATCCGACCGACGGCACGTTATACGCGTCAGGTGGGGGTGCCTCAGCTGGGGGGTCCGCGGCAGGTGACCTGTTTACGATCGATACCAGCCTTGTCACTGCTACTTTCGTTGGCACGGTGGCTGGTGGTACTTCAATTCCGGACATTCATTTCGATCCTGCTGGCAATCTCTTTGGCGCCAAGAGCGGCGGCGGTGCTGGCGGTACACCTGGAACCAGCACTTTACTGGCGATTGACAAGGGCACAGGCTTAGGCACGCCGATCGGGTCGATTAGTTTTAGCTCCGTCAGTGGCATGGCACAGTTAAGAGTTGCCGACCTGGAAATCAGCAAGTCCAACGACACCATGGCAATGGTGACCGTTGATTCCACCTTCCAGTGGAGCAATACGGTTACGAATAACGGCTCGGCGGATGCTACCTTCGCCGATGGTGATACGATCGTGACGGATAACCTGCCCAACGGTAATGTGACCTACGCTAACGTCACGGAAGGGAACTTCACCAACATAACAAACAGTGTAAGCATTAGCTGTAGCATAGATGGTTCACAAAATCTCACCTGTACCGCCGACGGCGGGGATGTGACGATAGGCGCGACCACAGGCGAGTTCAAAGTGACCTACGATGTGACGCCGAGTGCATCCCCGGATACATTGATCAACCCGAGGACCGGCGGTATCTGCGAAGTGGATCCCAACAACGATGTTACGGAAAGTGATGAGACCAACAACACCTGCGGACCGGATACGGTGATTGTTAAGGGTGCAGATCCACAGCTATTCTCAAAGACAGCCTCGGATACGGTCGTAGTCGAAGGAGATACGATTACCTACACGATCATAGTCAAGAATGTCGGCCTTGCAGCGGGCGTAGGTGTTGTGGTTTCGGATTTAATACCGGCCGGCCTTACCTATGTGCCTGAAAGTATCACCCATAATGACACAGTAAGAACGGATGCTGCCGCTGATGACAATGCCGATTTTGGCTTTACGGCGGGTAACACGGTAACGGTAAATATCGGCGCTATGGCTCCTGCACAACAAGACACCATTACCTTCAAAGTTGAAGTAGATGCCACGGTGAACGGATCGATCATCAAAAACACGGCGACAGTTGCTGCCGACCAGGATAACGATCCGAGCAATAATAGCGCATCCGTTGATGTAAATGTAGGGGTGATTATCAATGATGAGATTTTTCCAGGACAACAGTTGGTATTTTGGAACTTTAATCTGAAGCAATTCTCGTTTGAATTGAAGGTGACTAACAATTCTACGGACACGCTTTGTGCCCCGATTACTGTTGAATTTGACACGATCTTTACGGTTCCTTCAACTATGCCAACTAGTGTAACGGTGGCTAACGCTGATGGCGGTGGCACCGGAATCGGCGCTTTTTTTGATTACAGCAATTCACTTGGGGGAGACCATCGGTTGGATCCGGGTGAAATGTCAACGTTTAAATTGTGGATATTCAACGATCCGGATTCAATTGATTTCTTTTTCGAAGCCAATGTGTCTGGCATCGTAAAGCCCGGACCCGGCGGTCTGTCCCCGGTTGCGAAAACCACCAGCGCTAAACCTGAGCCATTAAGGTTTTATGTGAATATTAAGGATCAGACTCTTGAGTTAATAACCGGCATAACGGATGTGGAGGAGCCAACTCCTGAGGAAGGGACCAACATACCAACCGAATTTGCACTACAGCAGAATTACCCGAATCCATTCAACCCGGAAACCACGATTCGCTATCAGTTGCCCCAGGTTTCAGATGTGAACTTGATGATCTACAATGTACAAGGCCAGCTTGTGCGCAGGTTGGTTAGTGATGAGAAACAGGCTGGCTTCCACGAGATCGTCTGGGATGCCCGGGATGATGCCGGTAAAAGCTTGCCGAGTGGTTTGTATTTGTATCGTATTCAGGCCGGCGCTTTTATGGAAGTGAAGAAGTTGATGTTGTTGAGGTAG